A genomic segment from Gossypium hirsutum isolate 1008001.06 chromosome D04, Gossypium_hirsutum_v2.1, whole genome shotgun sequence encodes:
- the LOC107898172 gene encoding uncharacterized protein, with protein sequence MAENLANSTTREQVMLRVVYTLWYIWKAKCEKVMQGKEIDVWSTIRNILFATKEWSYMNAQYKLGRSQDMPDFKIRGWEKPEGSWLKINCDVTFNVDTGDTGLGVVVQNSEGLLVDGTGKHVQVDSLEVMKALALKMVADLAKQKGFQNIIFEIDLKVVMDEI encoded by the coding sequence ATGGCAGAGAATCTAGCAAATAGCACAACAAGGGAACAAGTAATGCTTAGGGTTGTTTATACCCTATGGTACATTTGGAAAGCTAAATGTGAGAAAGTTATGCAAGGAAAGGAAATTGATGTGTGGAGTACTATTAGAAATATTCTTTTTGCGACTAAAGAATGGTCTTATATGAATGCTCAATATAAACTTGGTCGTTCTCAAGACATGCCTGATTTCAAAATTAGAGGCTGGGAGAAACCAGAAGGCTCTTGGCTAAAAATCAATTGTGATGTAACTTTCAATGTTGATACCGGAGACACTGGTCTAGGAGTTGTTGTTCAAAACAGTGAGGGGCTACTAGTGGACGGAACTGGAAAGCATGTGCAAGTTGATAGTCTAGAGGTTATGAAAGCACTGGCACTTAAAATGGTTGCAGATCTCGCAAAAcaaaaaggttttcaaaatataatatttgaaatagaTTTGAAAGTTGtgatggatgaaatttaa